The following are from one region of the Sulfurimicrobium lacus genome:
- a CDS encoding acyl carrier protein, producing MNIQSDVKRLLARSLQLGQRADSLTAESSLLGALPELDSMAVVTILTALEEHFGFTVDDDEISAETFATLGSLVEFVDGKLKS from the coding sequence ATGAATATCCAATCTGATGTCAAGCGTCTGCTAGCCCGATCCTTGCAACTCGGTCAACGCGCCGATTCACTTACCGCAGAATCCTCCTTGCTCGGCGCACTGCCCGAACTTGACTCCATGGCGGTAGTCACTATTCTCACGGCGCTGGAAGAGCACTTCGGCTTCACCGTGGATGACGACGAAATCAGCGCCGAAACCTTTGCCACGTTGGGTAGCCTGGTCGAATTCGTGGATGGAAAACTGAAAAGTTGA
- a CDS encoding hydrolase 2, exosortase A system-associated, whose amino-acid sequence MLQAGFEMEPFFLSGERGALFCVHLYPSHIAPKGGILYLHPFAEEMHKSRRMAALQARRFAAEGYAVLQVDLTGCGDSACDFGDATWETWLADARRAFAWLSAKATGPIILWGLRTGASLAVELASALPGIKRLILWQPVVNGEQYLNQFLRIKLASEMLSGNQAQSGTKDLRAKLEAGENIEVGGYMLGGAMARDLARVKLADIPSPCPVEWLEVGAEEGESASPASQRIVDAWRAAGVTVHTRTLSGEPFWVTQEITECPSLIEATTEAISRSI is encoded by the coding sequence ATGCTGCAAGCTGGCTTTGAAATGGAGCCCTTCTTTCTGAGCGGCGAACGTGGCGCGCTGTTTTGTGTTCATCTCTATCCCTCCCACATAGCGCCGAAAGGCGGCATTCTTTACCTGCATCCTTTCGCGGAAGAAATGCACAAGTCTCGCCGCATGGCCGCCCTGCAAGCGCGCCGTTTTGCTGCCGAAGGCTACGCCGTGTTGCAAGTCGATCTGACCGGCTGCGGCGACAGCGCGTGCGACTTCGGTGACGCTACATGGGAGACCTGGCTAGCCGATGCGCGCCGCGCTTTTGCGTGGTTATCTGCAAAGGCTACTGGCCCGATCATTTTATGGGGCCTGCGCACCGGGGCGAGCTTGGCCGTCGAACTGGCGAGCGCGCTTCCCGGCATCAAGCGCCTGATACTTTGGCAACCCGTCGTCAACGGCGAACAGTACCTGAACCAGTTTCTGCGCATCAAGCTCGCAAGCGAGATGCTTAGCGGTAATCAGGCTCAGAGTGGGACCAAGGATTTGCGTGCCAAACTGGAAGCCGGTGAAAACATCGAGGTGGGAGGGTACATGTTAGGTGGCGCCATGGCTCGGGACCTCGCACGCGTGAAACTCGCGGATATACCGTCACCTTGCCCGGTAGAATGGCTTGAGGTCGGGGCGGAGGAGGGCGAATCCGCGAGTCCTGCCAGCCAGCGCATCGTCGATGCCTGGCGGGCTGCCGGCGTGACGGTACACACCCGTACTTTATCAGGCGAACCTTTTTGGGTGACGCAGGAAATAACCGAATGTCCAAGCCTGATAGAAGCGACAACAGAAGCTATTAGTAGATCCATATGA
- a CDS encoding hydrolase 1, exosortase A system-associated codes for MKYTEQAIVFNCADCRLIGIATQPETPAETGVLIVVGGPQYRAGSHRQFTLLARQLAGQGVASMRFDYRGMGDSEGDMRNFEAIDADIRAAIDTFLKHAPEVRRIAIWGLCDAASAALYYAHTDTRVSRLILLNPWVHTEAGASRVRLKYYYLSRLMQRSFWTKILSGKIELSKSVGDLSKSARSAAKGESSTAAAPSDPRHGSPGYIERMLDGLKRFQGEILFILSGNDLTAQEFVALTQRDKRWKKLCHSPRISSETVKKANHTFSSQTWRGQVETRTVQWLASSGKSI; via the coding sequence ATGAAATATACCGAGCAAGCGATCGTTTTCAACTGCGCCGATTGTCGCTTGATAGGCATTGCCACCCAACCAGAGACACCTGCGGAAACGGGTGTGCTCATCGTGGTCGGCGGGCCGCAGTATCGAGCGGGAAGCCACCGGCAGTTCACCTTGCTCGCGCGCCAATTGGCCGGACAGGGTGTCGCCTCCATGCGCTTCGATTACCGCGGCATGGGGGATAGCGAAGGAGATATGCGGAATTTCGAGGCGATAGATGCCGACATCCGTGCGGCGATCGATACTTTTCTCAAGCATGCCCCTGAAGTGCGCCGTATTGCGATCTGGGGCTTATGCGATGCCGCCTCGGCCGCGCTCTACTATGCGCACACGGACACGCGTGTCAGTCGCCTCATCCTGCTCAACCCCTGGGTGCACACCGAGGCCGGCGCATCCCGCGTCCGCCTCAAGTATTACTACCTGTCGCGATTGATGCAGCGTTCCTTCTGGACAAAAATCTTGTCGGGTAAGATCGAGTTGAGCAAATCTGTCGGCGATTTGTCGAAGTCGGCACGGAGTGCCGCAAAAGGGGAGAGCTCGACCGCCGCCGCGCCCTCCGACCCCCGGCATGGCAGTCCTGGTTACATTGAGCGGATGCTTGATGGGCTAAAACGCTTCCAGGGAGAAATATTGTTTATACTCAGTGGCAACGATCTCACCGCGCAGGAATTTGTTGCATTGACACAACGCGACAAACGTTGGAAAAAGCTCTGCCATTCACCCCGAATTTCCAGTGAAACCGTGAAGAAGGCAAACCATACATTTTCCAGCCAAACCTGGCGCGGTCAGGTTGAAACCCGCACAGTGCAATGGTTGGCCAGCTCTGGCAAGAGCATATGA
- a CDS encoding tetratricopeptide repeat protein codes for MKLAIEQIIVRGRRHLLLMFVLAAFTPPLASALKVRDEPVPPSDIALLPPVCKLILVEHPGAHLGAGNGPLQKYVALFEQPGYEMAAHNPHLHHYCWALISKQRYFRAQGQIQREYYFKQFMGDIGYVLTNTADKKWPYFHVLLIEQASMLKIRGDYPNSLSKIDEALRFKPDYDKAYALKSDVFLALGDRKKAIDTAQSGLEQDPRSRLLRRRLEQLGVKVPPLPDPVPDDTKENASNAESAGSPVAAQQEKVNGAADGSSMATPPISETPNTKETGQGLDSKMSSPTGADAAGKNQDKPVTDTGSLPDKAYCRFCP; via the coding sequence ATGAAACTGGCAATAGAACAAATCATCGTTCGCGGCAGGCGGCATCTACTCTTGATGTTCGTTCTTGCTGCATTCACGCCACCGCTGGCAAGCGCACTTAAGGTAAGGGACGAACCGGTTCCTCCCTCCGATATTGCATTGCTGCCTCCTGTCTGTAAGCTGATACTCGTGGAGCATCCTGGTGCACACCTTGGCGCTGGCAACGGGCCTCTCCAGAAATACGTGGCGTTGTTTGAACAGCCAGGGTACGAAATGGCCGCACACAACCCGCATTTACACCACTATTGCTGGGCGCTAATTTCTAAGCAGAGGTATTTCCGCGCCCAAGGGCAAATCCAGCGCGAATATTATTTTAAACAATTCATGGGCGACATCGGCTATGTGCTAACCAACACCGCCGACAAGAAATGGCCGTACTTTCATGTCCTGCTGATCGAGCAGGCAAGCATGTTGAAGATACGGGGGGATTATCCAAACAGTCTTTCTAAAATTGACGAAGCTTTAAGATTCAAGCCTGACTATGACAAGGCCTACGCGCTCAAATCGGATGTGTTCCTGGCGCTGGGCGACCGGAAAAAAGCCATAGACACAGCGCAGTCGGGCCTGGAGCAAGACCCGCGCTCCAGACTGTTGCGCCGGCGACTTGAGCAGCTGGGTGTCAAGGTGCCGCCGCTACCCGACCCCGTTCCAGATGACACCAAGGAAAATGCATCGAATGCGGAGTCTGCAGGAAGCCCTGTAGCCGCCCAGCAGGAAAAAGTGAACGGTGCAGCAGATGGCAGCAGCATGGCCACGCCACCCATTTCAGAAACACCCAATACCAAGGAAACCGGGCAGGGCTTGGATTCCAAAATGAGCTCCCCTACGGGCGCAGATGCTGCCGGGAAGAATCAGGATAAACCTGTAACAGACACAGGCAGTCTGCCCGACAAGGCATATTGCCGCTTTTGCCCATAG
- a CDS encoding glycosyltransferase family 4 protein: MTIKPNRTRERQRRIRVAALTTGKRDPSARFRIRQHIGALENFGIDVTEHWPVIDKHAGLPSVIADHIPGFTRNFFNTAWFIAKMSARIPGLASTYTSDLVWLNRELTVGKYTLERFITKPFILDIDDAVWLAKPHGVRTIDTLGRNACAVIAGNDFLASWFAGKSNNVHVVPTAIDTDRFRPDINHVRKNNKFTIGWTGSGGNLKYLYAIEPAIKRILEEFDAQILVIAETPPKFESIDPRYVSYCKWSPLSESEALRDIDLGLMPLPDNDWTRGKCSFKMLQYMSTGIPVVVSPVGMNVQVLARGDSGLSAESVTDWYEAMKALITDRQRCTDMGEVGRQITLEHYSNEVISKQLANIIHGLKQN, from the coding sequence ATGACGATTAAGCCAAATAGGACACGCGAAAGACAACGCCGCATACGCGTTGCCGCGCTCACAACCGGGAAGCGCGACCCATCTGCTCGCTTCAGAATCCGGCAACATATCGGAGCACTGGAAAATTTTGGCATTGATGTAACCGAGCACTGGCCGGTTATTGATAAACATGCCGGTCTGCCTTCAGTCATTGCCGATCACATTCCTGGTTTCACGCGCAATTTTTTTAATACGGCCTGGTTCATTGCAAAAATGAGCGCCCGCATACCAGGATTGGCAAGTACATACACCAGTGATCTCGTCTGGTTAAATCGCGAGCTGACTGTGGGGAAATACACACTAGAACGATTCATCACGAAACCGTTTATCCTGGACATTGATGATGCCGTCTGGTTGGCCAAGCCTCATGGCGTAAGGACGATCGACACCCTGGGACGAAATGCATGCGCAGTAATTGCAGGAAATGATTTTCTTGCAAGCTGGTTTGCGGGCAAATCAAACAATGTTCATGTCGTTCCTACCGCGATTGATACAGACAGATTCAGGCCTGACATAAACCATGTACGAAAAAACAATAAATTTACAATTGGATGGACAGGCAGTGGCGGCAATCTGAAATATTTATATGCCATAGAACCTGCGATTAAACGCATATTGGAGGAATTCGACGCGCAGATCCTCGTAATTGCCGAGACGCCACCTAAATTTGAATCGATAGATCCACGATACGTCTCTTATTGCAAATGGAGTCCATTGAGTGAGTCTGAGGCACTGCGCGATATAGATTTAGGGTTAATGCCCTTACCTGATAACGACTGGACACGGGGAAAATGCAGCTTCAAAATGCTCCAGTATATGAGCACTGGCATCCCGGTCGTAGTTTCACCCGTTGGCATGAACGTACAAGTGTTGGCACGTGGCGACTCAGGACTAAGTGCAGAGTCTGTGACAGACTGGTATGAAGCAATGAAAGCCCTTATAACCGACCGTCAGCGATGTACTGATATGGGGGAAGTCGGCCGCCAAATAACCCTTGAACATTATAGTAATGAAGTCATTTCCAAGCAGTTAGCCAACATCATTCACGGGCTCAAGCAAAACTAA
- a CDS encoding lipopolysaccharide biosynthesis protein encodes MMHNNLNVRGRFINGAFWMLGSKLTERILGLVSTLILARLLLPADFGLVAMAAPVIALVELLGGFGIDAALIQRREPTQTHYNTAWTINIIFGVLITLFLWILAPIAASFFHEARLEKIIYWLAINNFVRGFSNIGMVKFRKELNMAPEVIWVLSRKITSLVVATIAALLLGSYWALILGMVGSTLVGVITSFILSKYRPRLTLKAYKDLIGFSSWFLLLNFLNYLQLRTNDLIVGRLLGPAQLAFYNVSIDIAVPFTGEASSIIARVAFPAFSKIAHDRTRLSDGLGAVLSGLAIFSIPAGFGIFATDKLIVSVLLGEQWFPASEIIGALAISTAALGMLSHISVVYMSLGFPKLSTLASAVNVTALIGLSLLLIPKHGLLAVNYVFPLSAAACAISHYFILRVILPEFRLKNWLQAFWRPVTASLVMYLAVNAFISVFMSDSTLVKIALLLGAITVGAITYAASILALWRLEGMPAGSESLIVNKIKEIILNLKKRHSS; translated from the coding sequence ATGATGCATAACAATTTGAATGTTAGAGGCCGTTTCATCAACGGTGCCTTCTGGATGCTCGGTTCAAAACTGACTGAACGTATCCTGGGGTTGGTCAGCACGCTCATACTTGCTCGCTTGCTGCTTCCCGCGGATTTTGGGTTAGTGGCAATGGCAGCCCCAGTTATAGCCCTCGTTGAATTGCTCGGTGGCTTTGGCATTGATGCAGCACTTATTCAACGTAGAGAACCGACACAGACCCACTACAACACGGCCTGGACAATCAACATTATCTTCGGCGTGCTTATTACTCTTTTCTTATGGATTTTAGCGCCTATAGCCGCCAGTTTTTTCCACGAAGCAAGGCTGGAAAAAATTATTTACTGGCTTGCCATCAACAATTTTGTGCGAGGTTTCTCCAACATCGGCATGGTCAAGTTCCGAAAGGAACTGAATATGGCCCCTGAAGTTATCTGGGTGTTATCCAGGAAGATCACGTCACTGGTTGTCGCCACAATTGCTGCATTATTGCTTGGTAGTTATTGGGCGCTCATTTTGGGCATGGTAGGCAGCACCCTGGTAGGTGTAATAACCAGTTTTATTCTAAGCAAATATCGACCACGGCTAACACTTAAAGCATACAAGGATTTGATCGGGTTTTCTTCCTGGTTCCTGTTGCTGAATTTCTTGAATTATCTCCAGTTACGCACCAATGACCTCATAGTTGGGCGCCTGCTGGGCCCTGCACAACTCGCTTTTTATAATGTATCGATTGATATTGCCGTCCCATTTACCGGGGAAGCCTCAAGCATTATCGCTCGCGTTGCCTTCCCAGCCTTTTCGAAAATTGCGCACGACCGTACCAGATTGAGCGACGGACTAGGGGCTGTACTTTCCGGGTTAGCGATTTTTTCGATACCTGCAGGATTTGGAATATTTGCTACCGATAAATTAATTGTATCTGTCCTTTTGGGGGAACAATGGTTTCCTGCATCGGAAATTATCGGTGCACTGGCAATTAGTACTGCAGCACTGGGAATGCTCAGCCATATTTCAGTCGTCTATATGTCCTTAGGTTTCCCAAAACTATCGACACTGGCTTCCGCGGTGAACGTAACGGCCTTAATAGGATTATCTCTCTTGCTAATCCCTAAACATGGCCTGCTAGCCGTTAACTATGTATTCCCATTGAGTGCAGCCGCTTGTGCCATTTCTCATTATTTTATCCTCCGAGTGATCTTGCCAGAATTCAGACTCAAGAATTGGCTACAAGCTTTTTGGCGACCGGTTACTGCCTCACTTGTTATGTACCTGGCGGTAAACGCCTTTATCTCAGTATTCATGAGCGATAGTACACTGGTAAAAATCGCGCTGTTGCTGGGTGCGATCACAGTAGGCGCGATCACCTATGCGGCATCCATTCTTGCGCTCTGGCGCCTGGAAGGTATGCCAGCAGGTTCAGAAAGCCTGATTGTGAACAAAATAAAGGAAATTATCCTTAACTTGAAGAAACGCCATTCCAGCTGA
- a CDS encoding class I SAM-dependent methyltransferase, with product MNEQFDYLECGNCGCLQIAQIPDDLSRFYPDNYYSFSGSLNSRFTLASFAKKRRFAYCIEGRDLIGKALTIKFGKPEFASWFTNTQTRFADRILDVGCGSGRLLLSLRDMGFIHLEGIDPYIAHDINYDNGVKILKAHLHSLESQYDFIMLHHSFEHMEDPQEVMKQLFRITRPGHYVLIRVPVASSYAWRTYRENWVQLDAPRHLYLHTEKSMKLLAEHAGFHLDQVVHDSSPMQFWGSEQYRMNITLRDPKSYMQNPQESPFTQQQISEFQQQSEELNRKGEGDQACFYFRKPDTLAS from the coding sequence ATGAATGAGCAGTTTGATTATCTGGAGTGTGGAAACTGTGGTTGTTTGCAGATAGCCCAGATTCCGGATGATCTTTCACGCTTTTATCCGGATAATTATTACTCGTTCTCAGGATCTCTCAATTCCCGATTTACACTTGCCTCCTTTGCTAAAAAGCGCAGATTTGCTTATTGCATAGAAGGTCGTGACTTAATAGGCAAAGCTCTCACGATCAAATTCGGCAAGCCTGAATTTGCATCTTGGTTTACCAATACACAAACCCGGTTTGCCGACCGTATTCTTGATGTCGGATGCGGTTCCGGGCGTTTATTGCTATCACTTCGGGATATGGGTTTTATTCACCTTGAGGGAATAGATCCATATATCGCGCACGATATCAATTATGATAATGGCGTGAAGATACTTAAAGCCCATCTTCATAGTCTCGAGAGTCAATATGATTTCATCATGCTACATCATTCATTTGAGCACATGGAAGATCCTCAGGAGGTCATGAAACAACTTTTCAGAATAACGCGTCCCGGTCACTACGTTTTAATCAGGGTGCCTGTTGCCAGCTCTTATGCCTGGCGCACATATCGAGAAAACTGGGTACAGCTGGATGCACCCCGCCATCTCTATTTGCATACTGAAAAAAGCATGAAGCTATTGGCAGAGCATGCTGGATTCCATCTCGATCAGGTTGTCCATGATTCATCGCCCATGCAGTTCTGGGGTAGCGAACAATACCGGATGAACATCACGCTTCGCGACCCGAAGTCCTATATGCAAAACCCACAGGAATCACCATTTACCCAACAACAGATTTCGGAATTTCAACAGCAGTCAGAGGAACTGAATCGCAAAGGCGAAGGCGACCAGGCCTGCTTCTATTTTAGAAAACCAGACACTTTAGCGTCATAA
- a CDS encoding polysaccharide pyruvyl transferase family protein, whose amino-acid sequence MKLYYYKAPGGNFGDDLNPWLWNRLIPELLDEDDSTLFVGIGTLLNHRVPVAPRKLVFGSGAGYGETLKPDSRWKFYCVRGPLTAEVLGLDRKLAITDAAALIAQEVHAPESRSIVSFMPHHDSMSRADWRAISEAAGLHYIDPTSPVEETLQAINRSKFVVAEAMHGAIVADALRVPWIPIKCYSHVLDFKWQDWCSSLGMTYKPFVLPEIWDAERGLGAKAKLINQIKRGGMKLRIGAEWTPPPPPKSSAAQFDSAIHQLKKIADVANTELSEDQIFNGALERLQEQLWQLRNSHLR is encoded by the coding sequence ATGAAACTGTATTATTACAAAGCGCCAGGTGGAAATTTCGGGGATGATTTGAACCCGTGGCTGTGGAACAGGCTTATTCCTGAGCTACTGGACGAGGACGATTCGACCTTGTTCGTAGGCATAGGCACGTTGCTCAATCACCGTGTCCCCGTCGCACCACGCAAACTGGTGTTCGGCAGTGGCGCAGGATATGGCGAGACACTAAAACCGGACTCTCGTTGGAAATTTTATTGCGTTCGGGGACCATTAACCGCAGAAGTGCTGGGATTGGACAGGAAGCTGGCTATCACTGACGCCGCCGCCCTGATCGCCCAGGAAGTCCACGCGCCCGAAAGTCGTTCCATTGTGTCTTTCATGCCTCATCATGACAGCATGTCTCGCGCGGACTGGCGCGCCATCAGCGAAGCCGCAGGACTGCACTACATTGATCCGACATCTCCTGTAGAGGAGACCTTGCAGGCCATCAACCGTTCTAAATTTGTTGTTGCCGAAGCCATGCACGGAGCCATCGTCGCCGACGCACTGCGCGTACCCTGGATACCCATAAAATGTTATTCACATGTCCTTGATTTTAAATGGCAGGACTGGTGTTCTTCGTTGGGCATGACGTACAAGCCTTTCGTTTTGCCAGAAATATGGGATGCTGAACGAGGATTGGGTGCCAAGGCTAAGCTGATAAATCAGATAAAGCGCGGAGGCATGAAGTTAAGGATAGGCGCGGAATGGACGCCTCCGCCGCCGCCAAAAAGTTCCGCCGCGCAATTCGATAGCGCTATCCATCAGTTGAAAAAGATTGCGGATGTCGCTAATACCGAGCTAAGCGAAGATCAAATATTTAACGGTGCATTGGAGCGTCTCCAGGAACAGTTATGGCAATTGCGTAATTCCCATCTGCGCTAG
- a CDS encoding glycosyltransferase family 2 protein has translation MTMERLNKRSGEPGETLPLVSVIVPLYNCAAYLHQALDSVFNQGYPSLEVIAVDDCSSDETVEIIKSYGDAVTLIQQDKNGGAGAARNRAMTVARGEYIAFLDGDDVWLPGKLNRQISFLETHPDFDVVFGEFYKWLPDEHGVFNQPSDLYINESMELDERFSGGIYPEMLIDSYVWIVTAVMRRSVIDKIGLFREDLRKGEDYEFWLRASRACSMAKLPGQAALYRQHPSSTTAKICDANYEYMVVKEAVEKWGYHGPDGRSANIGRVRHRLAGLCFGHGYLHFFGGKPSVAAQAFYNSLTWRLFQPKAFVYLLASLTREMFSPKSKWFVKSERR, from the coding sequence ATGACGATGGAGCGATTGAACAAGCGCTCCGGAGAGCCAGGGGAAACGTTACCATTGGTGAGTGTAATTGTGCCTCTCTATAACTGCGCCGCCTATCTTCATCAAGCGCTGGACAGTGTTTTTAATCAGGGTTACCCATCTTTGGAAGTAATAGCGGTCGACGATTGCTCCAGCGATGAAACGGTAGAAATCATCAAATCTTATGGCGATGCGGTCACGCTGATTCAGCAGGATAAAAATGGGGGCGCAGGGGCCGCGCGCAATCGCGCCATGACTGTGGCACGAGGGGAATATATTGCTTTTCTCGACGGCGATGATGTTTGGTTGCCCGGAAAATTGAACCGCCAGATCAGCTTCCTTGAAACACATCCGGATTTCGATGTCGTGTTTGGCGAATTTTATAAGTGGCTACCTGATGAGCATGGGGTTTTTAATCAACCATCGGATTTATATATTAATGAATCCATGGAGTTGGATGAGCGCTTTTCGGGGGGAATTTATCCCGAGATGTTAATCGACTCATACGTCTGGATAGTAACCGCCGTAATGCGCCGCTCGGTTATTGATAAGATCGGTCTGTTTCGCGAAGATTTGCGTAAAGGCGAGGATTATGAATTCTGGTTGAGGGCGTCACGGGCATGCAGCATGGCGAAATTGCCTGGTCAAGCAGCGCTATATCGGCAGCATCCTTCCAGCACCACCGCTAAAATTTGCGACGCAAATTACGAATACATGGTGGTCAAGGAAGCCGTGGAAAAGTGGGGATATCATGGACCGGATGGCCGAAGCGCCAACATCGGAAGGGTGCGCCACAGGCTTGCCGGCTTGTGCTTTGGTCACGGATATCTGCATTTTTTTGGCGGCAAACCGAGCGTCGCAGCGCAGGCTTTTTACAACAGTTTGACCTGGCGACTTTTCCAACCGAAAGCGTTCGTTTATCTGCTGGCTTCCCTCACCAGAGAAATGTTTTCACCCAAGAGTAAATGGTTTGTTAAAAGTGAGCGACGATGA
- a CDS encoding putative O-glycosylation ligase, exosortase A system-associated: MRSTLVLAIIFLGAAWALAHPYVGVLLWTWVSIMNPHKLTYGAAVDFPVAAVIGGATLVGLFLTKDKKNYFLSAPAIALMLFMLWICVTYLFSFNPKGSTDMLDKVLKIDFMILVALVLLNSKQHIIALVWVLVISLGYFGVKGGIFTLATGGNYRVWGPGGFIGGNNEVALALIIVIPLMYFLRELAAKVWQRQAWLAAMSLTAIAAIGSQSRGALLGIVAMMVLLWLRGRQKIFFGTLMIVGGMLLVSFMPESWHARIDTIGEYQQDTSAMGRINAWWFAWNLAKANFFGGGFDIYNPGPFALYAPNPLDIHAAHSIYFQVLGEHGFVGLALFLTMWGLTWRWAGWLRKNATGNPETEWVAVLGSMCQVSLIGYAVGGAFLSLAYFDLPYNILVLVVLARRWVEAHQREKKNDPLEMPQKNKMLAAETIEVAADFRTSPPLHHKRPL; the protein is encoded by the coding sequence ATGCGAAGCACACTGGTACTCGCGATTATCTTCCTGGGCGCGGCATGGGCACTGGCGCACCCCTATGTCGGAGTACTTCTGTGGACATGGGTAAGCATCATGAACCCCCACAAACTCACATACGGCGCTGCTGTGGACTTCCCGGTTGCGGCTGTGATTGGCGGCGCCACGCTGGTGGGACTGTTTCTTACCAAGGACAAAAAGAATTATTTCCTCTCTGCTCCTGCGATTGCGCTGATGCTCTTCATGCTCTGGATTTGCGTTACCTATCTATTTTCATTTAACCCGAAGGGCAGCACAGATATGTTGGACAAGGTACTCAAGATCGACTTCATGATTCTTGTGGCCCTGGTCCTCCTTAACAGCAAACAACACATCATCGCACTGGTGTGGGTGCTCGTCATTTCCCTTGGGTATTTTGGCGTGAAGGGGGGAATCTTCACCCTGGCCACCGGCGGGAATTACCGTGTCTGGGGCCCCGGGGGGTTCATCGGTGGGAACAACGAAGTGGCACTGGCTCTTATCATTGTCATCCCCCTTATGTATTTTCTGCGGGAACTGGCCGCCAAGGTCTGGCAGCGCCAGGCGTGGCTGGCAGCCATGTCCCTGACGGCTATTGCGGCCATCGGCAGTCAATCCCGTGGTGCCTTGCTTGGCATCGTGGCAATGATGGTGCTGTTATGGTTGCGTGGACGGCAAAAGATTTTTTTCGGAACGCTGATGATTGTGGGCGGCATGCTTCTGGTGTCCTTCATGCCGGAATCCTGGCATGCCCGAATAGACACCATCGGTGAGTACCAGCAGGATACTTCTGCCATGGGGCGTATCAATGCATGGTGGTTCGCATGGAATCTTGCGAAAGCGAATTTTTTCGGTGGCGGATTCGACATATACAATCCTGGGCCATTCGCACTTTACGCGCCGAACCCGCTGGATATTCACGCGGCCCACAGCATCTATTTTCAGGTTCTGGGTGAGCACGGCTTCGTCGGTCTGGCCCTGTTTCTGACGATGTGGGGCCTGACCTGGCGCTGGGCGGGCTGGCTCAGAAAAAATGCAACTGGCAATCCTGAAACAGAATGGGTCGCAGTGCTGGGCAGCATGTGTCAGGTCAGCCTGATTGGCTATGCTGTGGGAGGCGCTTTCCTAAGCCTGGCTTATTTCGATCTTCCCTACAACATTCTGGTGTTGGTCGTGCTGGCGCGCCGATGGGTCGAAGCCCACCAGCGCGAAAAAAAGAACGACCCCCTGGAAATGCCTCAAAAAAATAAAATGCTCGCAGCAGAGACAATCGAAGTTGCCGCTGACTTCAGGACTTCACCACCGTTACACCACAAGAGACCGCTATGA